One window from the genome of Corynebacterium sp. SCR221107 encodes:
- a CDS encoding heterodisulfide reductase-related iron-sulfur binding cluster, with amino-acid sequence MALAAAPATTQASLILGIVGIVLSLPAWFYFIRAATRLFRFVAAGTPSYQRTNRPWRRLATMLKEVFFHTELVRKPAVAVAHWFVMLGFLVGALVWFEAYIQTFAPDSGWPLLKDWSVYHLVEEVLALGTVLGIAFLVAVRVNKGTRERLSRFYGSNATAAYFVEAVVFIEGLGMLLVKAAKIATYGHASWTDFVTRYIALLLPASPTLVSVFALIKLLSGMVWLIVVAHNLNWGVAWHRFLAFFNIFFRRDPAGGKALGAAAPMLSDGQPLTLAALEEAEDEPTLGVGTLGTAPWKMLLDVSTCTECGRCQEQCPAWNTGKPLSPKKLVTDVRDAAIDWFDDSHEGVDVLKLVGESNVIEPDVLWSCTNCGACVEQCPVDIEHIDHVLGMRRFQVLAESEFPSELTGLFKNLETKGNPWGRNRSERASWVEEARRDGLEVPIFGEDVTSFDDTEYLFWVGCAGAFDDEGKKTTRAVVELLHTAGVKFAVLSKGETCTGDPARRAGNEFLFQQLALENVETLNGVFDGVPQGQRKIITTCAHCFNTIRNEYPDFDGHFDVFHHTQLLNRLVRDGLLTPVPRTADNRQPITYHDPCFLGRHNKVFDPPRELLGVTGGTLVEMDRNRNEGFCCGAGGARMFMEEKIGTRINENRAAEAVATGAGVIAVGCPFCNSMLSTGVKAVAEKDAQPAVMDVARLLRDSVLSDGHLPEPRPKQFLEAPQRAPKAKPEPQDKPQSEAAPHTPPAPTVPTPGAPVAATNAGVPAPGAAVPAPGLATPAPTVPTATPAVPAPGAAVPAPGAATPTPAVPAPGASAPTPNVPAPGAAVPAPGSVVPAPGLATPALSVPAPGTAVPAPGASAPTPNVPGPGAVIPAPGTSVPTPSVPSPGTAVPAPGSAIPAPPASDGDK; translated from the coding sequence ATCGCGCTCGCTGCGGCGCCTGCAACCACCCAGGCCTCCCTTATCCTGGGCATCGTCGGCATCGTTTTGTCCTTGCCCGCCTGGTTCTACTTCATCCGCGCCGCGACCCGCCTGTTCCGCTTCGTTGCCGCCGGTACGCCCAGTTACCAGCGCACCAACCGGCCGTGGCGTCGATTAGCAACGATGCTCAAGGAGGTCTTCTTCCACACGGAGCTGGTGCGCAAGCCTGCGGTGGCGGTGGCGCACTGGTTTGTGATGCTGGGCTTTTTGGTCGGCGCGCTGGTGTGGTTCGAGGCCTACATCCAGACCTTCGCCCCGGATTCGGGCTGGCCGCTGCTAAAGGACTGGTCTGTCTACCACCTGGTGGAGGAGGTGCTTGCGCTGGGGACGGTGCTCGGCATCGCCTTCCTTGTCGCGGTACGCGTCAACAAGGGCACCCGGGAGCGCCTGTCGCGCTTCTACGGCTCGAATGCCACCGCGGCGTACTTCGTCGAGGCCGTGGTGTTCATCGAGGGCCTGGGCATGCTGCTGGTCAAGGCCGCGAAGATCGCTACCTACGGGCACGCCTCCTGGACGGACTTCGTCACCCGGTATATCGCGCTGCTGCTGCCGGCCTCCCCCACCTTGGTCTCGGTCTTCGCGCTGATCAAGCTGCTGTCGGGTATGGTGTGGCTGATCGTCGTCGCCCATAACCTCAACTGGGGTGTCGCCTGGCACCGCTTCCTTGCCTTCTTTAACATCTTTTTCCGCCGCGACCCCGCAGGTGGCAAGGCCTTAGGCGCTGCTGCCCCCATGCTTTCCGACGGCCAACCACTGACCCTCGCAGCCCTCGAAGAGGCCGAGGACGAACCCACCTTGGGCGTCGGCACGCTTGGCACCGCGCCGTGGAAGATGCTGCTGGACGTGTCCACCTGTACCGAATGCGGCCGCTGTCAGGAGCAGTGCCCGGCGTGGAACACCGGCAAGCCGCTGAGCCCGAAGAAGCTGGTCACCGACGTCCGCGACGCTGCCATCGACTGGTTCGACGACTCCCACGAGGGTGTGGACGTGCTCAAGCTGGTCGGCGAATCCAACGTCATCGAGCCGGACGTGCTGTGGTCCTGCACCAACTGCGGTGCCTGCGTGGAGCAGTGCCCGGTCGACATCGAGCACATCGACCACGTGCTGGGCATGCGCCGCTTCCAGGTGCTCGCCGAGTCCGAGTTCCCCTCCGAACTGACCGGCCTGTTCAAGAACTTGGAGACCAAGGGCAACCCGTGGGGTCGCAATCGCTCGGAGCGCGCCTCCTGGGTGGAGGAAGCCCGCCGCGACGGCCTGGAGGTCCCCATCTTCGGCGAGGACGTCACCTCCTTCGACGACACCGAGTACCTGTTCTGGGTCGGCTGCGCCGGCGCCTTCGACGACGAGGGCAAGAAGACCACCCGCGCCGTGGTGGAGCTCCTCCACACCGCGGGCGTGAAATTCGCCGTGCTATCCAAGGGCGAGACCTGCACCGGCGACCCTGCCCGCCGCGCCGGCAACGAGTTCTTATTCCAGCAACTCGCGCTAGAAAACGTTGAGACCCTCAACGGCGTGTTCGACGGCGTGCCGCAGGGCCAGCGCAAAATCATCACCACCTGCGCGCACTGCTTCAACACCATCCGCAACGAGTACCCCGACTTCGACGGCCACTTCGACGTCTTCCACCACACCCAGCTGCTCAACCGCCTCGTGCGCGACGGCCTGCTCACACCGGTTCCCCGCACCGCCGACAACCGCCAACCGATCACCTACCACGACCCCTGCTTCCTCGGCCGACACAACAAGGTCTTCGACCCTCCGCGTGAGCTGCTCGGCGTCACCGGCGGCACCTTAGTGGAGATGGATCGCAACCGCAACGAGGGATTTTGCTGCGGCGCAGGCGGCGCCCGGATGTTCATGGAGGAAAAGATCGGCACCCGCATCAACGAAAACCGCGCCGCCGAGGCCGTGGCCACCGGCGCGGGCGTTATCGCCGTGGGCTGCCCGTTCTGTAATTCCATGCTGTCGACCGGTGTGAAGGCCGTCGCCGAAAAGGACGCCCAACCCGCCGTCATGGACGTCGCGCGCCTGCTGCGCGATAGCGTGCTTTCCGACGGCCACCTGCCCGAACCCCGCCCCAAGCAGTTCCTCGAGGCGCCGCAGCGTGCCCCGAAGGCGAAGCCCGAACCACAGGACAAGCCGCAGTCCGAGGCCGCACCGCACACCCCACCGGCACCCACCGTGCCGACCCCGGGCGCGCCGGTTGCAGCAACAAACGCCGGGGTTCCGGCCCCCGGTGCCGCCGTACCTGCACCGGGGCTAGCCACGCCCGCACCCACCGTGCCCACAGCGACTCCGGCAGTGCCAGCCCCGGGCGCAGCGGTTCCAGCACCGGGCGCCGCCACACCAACCCCGGCAGTCCCGGCACCAGGTGCGTCCGCACCAACGCCTAACGTCCCAGCTCCGGGCGCAGCCGTACCTGCACCGGGATCGGTTGTTCCAGCACCGGGGCTAGCTACACCCGCGCTCAGCGTGCCCGCTCCAGGCACAGCAGTCCCGGCACCAGGTGCGTCCGCACCAACGCCCAACGTCCCAGGTCCAGGCGCGGTCATTCCGGCACCGGGTACGTCCGTACCAACCCCTAGCGTCCCCTCCCCGGGCACAGCAGTTCCAGCACCAGGGTCAGCGATTCCCGCACCACCGGCGTCAGACGGGGACAAGTAA
- a CDS encoding DUF1707 SHOCT-like domain-containing protein — translation MSNPFQPDYRIGDEERRQAIEDLGAHFAAGRLDIASYEQRVDQVTAATMRSELSELFDDLPRVAQPAMPMSVASPTEPVFTASQIAQSRREGQRTRAGILGLVTVSAFLSTAILGEIGAIALFLVPTVWLLLYVMKVGPDSWYTPSVAKLQRDQLRQARMLEAQQTQAARLAHAAQVEQQKALRKQKQEELASTAMEFADETLKRFRGRHTR, via the coding sequence ATGAGCAACCCTTTTCAGCCTGATTATCGCATCGGCGATGAAGAGCGTCGCCAGGCGATCGAGGACCTAGGCGCGCACTTTGCGGCCGGGCGCCTGGATATTGCTTCGTATGAGCAGCGCGTCGATCAAGTCACCGCGGCTACCATGCGTTCAGAGCTGTCCGAGCTTTTCGACGATCTCCCGCGGGTCGCACAGCCCGCCATGCCGATGAGCGTGGCGTCCCCGACAGAGCCCGTGTTCACCGCCTCTCAGATCGCCCAATCGCGCCGAGAAGGCCAGCGCACCCGGGCGGGAATCCTCGGGTTGGTGACCGTCAGCGCGTTTTTAAGTACCGCGATCTTGGGCGAGATCGGCGCGATTGCGCTTTTTCTCGTCCCTACGGTGTGGCTGCTTCTCTATGTGATGAAGGTTGGCCCGGATTCCTGGTACACGCCCAGTGTTGCCAAACTGCAGCGTGATCAGTTGCGGCAGGCGAGGATGCTCGAGGCCCAGCAGACCCAGGCGGCCCGCCTTGCCCATGCAGCCCAGGTAGAGCAGCAGAAGGCGCTGCGCAAGCAGAAGCAGGAGGAGCTGGCGTCCACCGCCATGGAGTTCGCCGACGAGACCTTGAAGCGCTTCCGCGGCCGCCACACCCGCTAG
- a CDS encoding pyridoxal phosphate-dependent aminotransferase, producing MKDVLYEIRGPVAAEAERLELDGHRILKLNTGNPAIFGFEAPDVIMRDMIAALPYSQGYSTSKGIIPARRAIVTRYEVIPGFPQFDVDDVYIGNGVSELITMTMQALLNDGDEVLIPAPDYPLWTAATSLAGGKPVHYLCDEDNQWFPDIEDIKSKVTPKTKAIVVINPNNPTGAVYSKEILQQIVDIARENDLLILADEIYDRILYDGAVHTSIATLAPDLLCITYNGLSKAYRVCGYRAGWMVLTGPKQYAKGFIEGLDLLSGTRLCPNVPGQHAIQVALGGRQSIYDLTAESGRLHKQRDAAWEGLNAIPGVSCVKPMGALYAFPKLDLNYYDIHDDTQLMLDLLRSEKILLVQGTGFNWPKPDHFRVVFLPYASELKEAIERMGNFLASYKQ from the coding sequence ATGAAGGACGTCCTGTACGAAATTCGTGGGCCGGTGGCGGCGGAGGCGGAGCGCCTGGAGCTCGACGGCCACCGCATTCTCAAGCTCAACACCGGCAACCCGGCTATCTTCGGTTTCGAGGCACCCGATGTGATCATGCGCGACATGATCGCCGCCCTGCCCTATTCCCAGGGTTACTCCACCTCGAAAGGCATCATTCCGGCGCGCCGCGCCATCGTGACCCGCTACGAGGTCATCCCCGGCTTCCCGCAGTTCGACGTCGATGACGTCTACATCGGCAACGGCGTGTCCGAGCTGATCACCATGACCATGCAGGCCCTGCTCAACGACGGCGACGAGGTGCTCATCCCCGCCCCCGACTACCCACTGTGGACGGCCGCCACCTCGCTGGCCGGCGGCAAGCCGGTGCACTACCTGTGCGACGAGGACAACCAGTGGTTCCCGGACATCGAGGACATCAAGTCCAAGGTCACGCCCAAGACCAAAGCGATTGTGGTCATCAACCCGAACAACCCCACCGGCGCGGTCTATTCCAAGGAGATCCTCCAGCAGATCGTCGACATCGCCCGCGAGAATGACTTGCTCATCCTCGCCGACGAGATCTACGACCGCATCCTCTACGACGGAGCGGTCCACACCTCGATCGCCACCCTGGCCCCGGATCTTTTGTGCATCACCTACAACGGCCTGTCCAAGGCCTACCGCGTGTGCGGCTACCGCGCCGGCTGGATGGTGCTCACCGGCCCGAAGCAGTACGCGAAGGGCTTCATCGAGGGCCTGGATCTGCTCTCCGGCACCCGCCTGTGCCCGAACGTGCCGGGCCAGCACGCCATCCAGGTGGCCCTGGGTGGTCGGCAGTCCATCTACGACCTCACCGCGGAGTCCGGCCGCCTGCACAAGCAGCGCGATGCCGCATGGGAGGGCCTCAACGCCATCCCCGGTGTCAGCTGCGTGAAACCGATGGGTGCGCTGTACGCCTTCCCGAAGCTGGATCTGAACTACTACGACATCCACGACGACACCCAGCTCATGCTGGACCTGCTGCGCAGTGAGAAGATCCTGCTGGTTCAGGGTACCGGCTTCAATTGGCCAAAGCCCGACCACTTCCGGGTGGTGTTCCTGCCCTATGCCTCGGAGCTGAAGGAAGCCATCGAGCGCATGGGTAACTTCCTAGCCAGCTACAAGCAATAG
- a CDS encoding UDP-glucose dehydrogenase family protein produces MRMTVIGTGYLGATHAACMAELGHEVLGVDVDEAKIASLSEGKVPFYEPGLPEVLARGAEAGRLGFSTSFEQAAAFASVHFLGVGTPQQKGSYAAELRFVRSAIESLVPLLEGEHVIFGKSTVPVGTAAELQELADSLARPGASVEIAWNPEFLREGYAVRDTITPDRIVVGVRAGDSRAEAIAREVYATPLAQGTPFIVSNLATAELVKVSANAFLATKISFINAVSEVCEAAGADVTVLADAIGYDDRIGRKFLGAGLGFGGGCLPKDIRAFMARAGELGANEALTFLREVDAINMRRREHMVQLAKKACGGSLIGTSVTVLGCAFKPNSDDVRDSPALNVAGQLSLQGAQTTVYDPQAMSNARAIFPTLHYADSAAEALQGADLVVLATEWREFVELDPVATKQLVRTPVIIDGRNVLDASAWIDAGWTYKALGRNF; encoded by the coding sequence ATGCGAATGACCGTGATCGGCACCGGCTACCTCGGTGCAACCCACGCCGCCTGCATGGCCGAGCTCGGCCATGAGGTACTGGGCGTGGATGTGGATGAAGCAAAGATCGCCAGCCTGTCTGAGGGGAAGGTTCCCTTCTACGAGCCGGGCCTGCCCGAGGTTCTCGCCCGCGGTGCTGAGGCTGGGCGGCTGGGGTTTAGCACCTCTTTCGAGCAGGCAGCGGCGTTTGCCAGCGTGCACTTCCTCGGCGTGGGCACCCCGCAGCAGAAGGGCTCCTACGCCGCCGAACTGCGCTTCGTGCGCTCCGCGATCGAGTCGCTCGTGCCGCTTTTGGAGGGCGAGCACGTCATCTTCGGCAAGTCCACAGTTCCGGTGGGCACCGCCGCCGAATTACAGGAACTTGCCGATTCCCTGGCCCGCCCCGGCGCTAGCGTGGAGATCGCTTGGAACCCGGAGTTCCTCCGCGAGGGCTATGCCGTGCGCGATACCATCACCCCGGACCGCATCGTCGTGGGCGTGCGCGCCGGGGACTCGCGCGCGGAGGCCATCGCCCGCGAGGTCTATGCCACCCCGCTTGCGCAGGGCACTCCGTTTATCGTGTCCAACCTGGCCACCGCCGAGCTGGTCAAGGTGTCCGCGAACGCGTTTTTGGCTACCAAGATTTCCTTCATCAATGCCGTCTCCGAAGTCTGCGAGGCCGCCGGCGCAGACGTTACCGTGCTTGCCGACGCCATCGGCTACGATGACCGCATCGGACGGAAGTTCCTCGGGGCTGGCTTGGGTTTTGGCGGCGGCTGCCTGCCGAAGGACATCCGCGCCTTCATGGCCCGGGCCGGCGAGCTCGGCGCCAACGAGGCGTTGACCTTCCTGCGGGAGGTGGACGCGATCAACATGCGCCGCCGCGAGCACATGGTGCAGTTGGCCAAGAAGGCCTGCGGTGGCTCGCTCATCGGCACGTCGGTCACCGTACTTGGCTGCGCGTTCAAGCCGAACTCGGACGACGTGCGCGATTCCCCGGCACTTAACGTCGCAGGCCAGCTCTCGCTGCAGGGCGCCCAGACTACCGTCTACGATCCGCAGGCGATGTCCAATGCCCGCGCCATCTTCCCGACGCTGCACTACGCCGATTCCGCAGCCGAGGCACTACAGGGCGCGGACCTCGTGGTGTTGGCCACCGAGTGGCGCGAGTTCGTCGAGCTCGATCCCGTAGCGACCAAGCAGCTGGTGCGCACCCCGGTGATAATCGACGGCCGCAACGTCCTCGACGCCAGCGCCTGGATTGACGCGGGATGGACGTACAAGGCACTGGGCCGCAACTTCTAA
- the dcd gene encoding dCTP deaminase, which yields MLLSDRDIRANISSGDLVIEPFDARLIQPSSVDVRMDRFFRVFNNSKYTHIDPKLQQDELTSLVEVAEDEPFVLHPGEFVLGSTLEKFTLPDHLAGRLEGKSSLGRLGLLTHSTAGFIDPGFSGYITLELSNVANLPITLWPGMKVGQLALFKLSSPAETPYGSGALGSKYQGQRGPTPSKAYLNFR from the coding sequence GTGCTTCTATCTGATCGCGATATCCGCGCCAACATCTCATCCGGCGACCTCGTCATCGAGCCTTTCGATGCCCGGCTGATCCAGCCGTCCAGCGTCGACGTGCGTATGGACCGCTTCTTTCGCGTCTTCAATAACTCCAAATACACTCACATCGACCCGAAGCTGCAGCAAGACGAGCTGACCAGCCTCGTGGAGGTCGCGGAGGACGAGCCCTTCGTCTTGCACCCCGGCGAGTTTGTGCTCGGTTCCACGCTGGAGAAGTTCACCCTGCCTGACCACCTCGCCGGGCGCCTAGAAGGCAAGTCCTCCCTGGGGCGTTTGGGGTTGCTGACCCACTCCACCGCAGGATTTATCGACCCGGGGTTCTCCGGCTACATCACCTTGGAGCTTTCCAACGTCGCGAACCTGCCGATCACGCTGTGGCCGGGGATGAAGGTGGGCCAGCTCGCGCTGTTTAAGCTGTCCTCGCCTGCTGAGACCCCGTATGGCTCCGGCGCGCTGGGTTCGAAGTATCAGGGGCAACGCGGCCCCACTCCGTCGAAGGCGTACCTGAACTTCCGCTAG
- a CDS encoding BCCT family transporter, whose product MSQNENGAPAPAENETEQTTATSELAAILEHESKLSAADLAEDPIVLAAEDEKATTSWATIIPALVIIGAVLIFGLVAPDRFADTASATFTWVIDNLGWAFVLFSTAFVIFVICIAASRFGSIRLGAQDEQPEFSTASWISMMFAAGMGIGLMFYGASEPLSHYLNGVPNHQSREVGTAMATAMYHWTLHPWAMYAIVGLAIGYSTYRLGRKQLISSAFVPLIGQKGADGWPGKAIDALSIVATVFGTACSLGLGALQIRAGLQAAGLVEDPGTGLVITIVLVLTLAFLISAMSGVGRGIRIISNGNMILAAVLAIFVFIMGPTVTQLNFLPTSLGTYFSDFFEMSGRTASSADGTAGSWLSGWTIFYWAWWISWSPFVGMFIARISRGRTVREFILGVIFIPSALSTVWFAIFGGSAISLEQSGHTISADNAEEQLFNLLHAFPGGWFFGVVAVILLATFFITSADSASTVMGSISQDGRANATPWMSAIWGAATAAIGLLILVTGGNEALTNLQNVTIVAATPFLFVVIALMVAVVRDLQNDQIYRDIHEQEEFARKLAVERRLVREHAEVERVKAARRKLMRGARLPHHEGHQR is encoded by the coding sequence ATGAGTCAAAACGAAAACGGCGCCCCAGCGCCGGCAGAAAATGAGACTGAACAAACAACGGCCACGTCGGAGCTCGCGGCGATCCTTGAGCATGAGTCGAAGCTCAGCGCGGCGGATCTAGCCGAGGACCCCATCGTTCTCGCCGCCGAGGACGAGAAGGCAACCACCTCGTGGGCCACGATCATTCCTGCGCTCGTGATCATCGGCGCGGTGTTGATCTTCGGCCTCGTGGCACCCGATCGCTTCGCCGATACGGCAAGCGCCACCTTCACCTGGGTGATCGATAACCTGGGCTGGGCCTTCGTGCTCTTTTCCACGGCGTTCGTCATCTTCGTCATTTGCATCGCCGCCTCGCGCTTTGGGTCGATTAGGCTCGGCGCACAGGATGAGCAGCCGGAGTTTTCCACCGCCTCGTGGATTTCGATGATGTTTGCCGCCGGCATGGGCATCGGCTTGATGTTCTATGGAGCCTCCGAGCCGCTGAGCCACTATCTCAACGGGGTGCCCAACCACCAAAGCCGCGAGGTGGGCACGGCGATGGCCACGGCCATGTACCACTGGACGCTGCACCCGTGGGCGATGTATGCGATCGTGGGCCTGGCCATCGGCTATTCCACCTATAGGCTTGGGCGAAAGCAGCTTATTTCCTCCGCCTTTGTTCCGCTGATCGGGCAAAAGGGCGCCGATGGGTGGCCCGGCAAGGCCATCGACGCGCTGTCGATCGTGGCCACCGTATTCGGAACGGCCTGTTCGCTGGGTCTTGGCGCGCTCCAGATCCGCGCCGGCCTGCAAGCGGCGGGCCTTGTCGAGGATCCTGGCACGGGCCTGGTCATCACCATCGTCTTGGTGCTCACCCTGGCCTTCCTGATCTCCGCGATGTCGGGTGTCGGCCGCGGCATTCGCATCATCTCCAACGGCAACATGATCCTCGCCGCCGTGTTGGCGATCTTCGTGTTCATCATGGGTCCCACCGTCACCCAGCTGAACTTCCTGCCCACCTCGCTGGGCACCTACTTCTCTGATTTCTTCGAGATGAGCGGGCGAACCGCCTCCTCCGCGGACGGCACCGCGGGTTCCTGGCTGTCGGGGTGGACGATCTTCTACTGGGCGTGGTGGATCTCTTGGTCGCCGTTCGTGGGCATGTTCATCGCCCGCATCTCCCGCGGCCGCACGGTCCGCGAGTTTATTCTCGGCGTCATCTTCATCCCCTCTGCCCTGTCGACCGTCTGGTTTGCCATCTTCGGCGGTTCCGCGATCTCACTGGAGCAAAGCGGCCACACGATCAGCGCCGACAACGCCGAGGAGCAGCTGTTTAACCTCCTGCACGCCTTCCCCGGCGGCTGGTTCTTCGGCGTCGTCGCCGTCATCTTGCTCGCGACCTTCTTCATCACCTCGGCGGACTCCGCCTCCACCGTGATGGGGTCGATCTCTCAGGACGGCCGCGCCAACGCCACCCCGTGGATGTCTGCGATCTGGGGTGCGGCCACCGCCGCCATCGGGTTGCTCATCCTTGTCACCGGCGGCAACGAGGCGCTGACCAACCTCCAAAACGTCACCATCGTGGCGGCGACGCCGTTCCTGTTCGTCGTCATCGCGCTCATGGTCGCCGTGGTGCGGGACCTGCAAAACGATCAGATCTATCGCGACATCCACGAGCAGGAGGAATTCGCCCGCAAGCTGGCCGTCGAACGCCGGCTGGTCCGCGAGCACGCTGAGGTGGAGCGGGTCAAGGCCGCCCGCAGGAAGCTCATGCGCGGCGCGCGCCTGCCCCACCACGAAGGCCACCAGCGATAA
- a CDS encoding MMPL family transporter: protein MTGTTMKAMRRVAIVLILITGGLMGLGATDKPGDTTGNLPDGADSTLVAEALAQRPGEDTQAAIILLTSTDGQTLPLGELAPIAEQAGGPLVPNADGTAAIIPINIPNEGLSESSQRVLDLREDIATQVPTGVESAITGPAAVTADLSAVFSGANFMLLAITAVIVAILLIVTYRSPILWVIPLLVIAVADRFAQIAFTWVLGALGQSWDESVSGILSVLVFGAGTNYALLLISRYRDELQRHDSRFDAMAAAWGPTAKTVSMSAMTVVLGVACLLLSAVPNTRGLGVGSMVGILIALAFGVFVLPGILVLFGRWIFWPRRPQLGAEPEHAFWDRVGGMVRARPGHVVAVSLLLIGAASAGALGIRTGLTQEQQFIDTPESIAAASVLEEKFPGQDATPAVVITTDAQELSSYLTERGAVVTQAEPAGSWQVLNVSGPDTGELRSLIADSSLNDAKVGGQDAQLYDQAANAAKDRALIFPLVLALVFLALVVVLRSLLAPLIMVASVFLTNVAALGLGWWISTYVFGFEAFADTTPLYAFVFLVALGIDYTIFLITRAREEAAKHGTKEGVLRSLSATGGVITSAGILLAAVFAALGVLPLVVLAQIGIVIFIGVLLDTLVVRTLLIPAVVQLLGERFWWPATVQRD, encoded by the coding sequence GTGACCGGTACCACCATGAAGGCGATGCGCAGGGTCGCCATAGTCCTCATCCTCATCACCGGAGGCCTCATGGGCCTCGGCGCCACCGACAAACCCGGCGACACCACCGGCAACCTGCCTGACGGGGCCGACTCCACGCTGGTTGCCGAGGCGCTGGCGCAGCGGCCCGGCGAGGACACCCAAGCCGCCATTATCCTGCTGACCTCAACCGACGGGCAGACGCTGCCGCTGGGCGAGCTCGCGCCCATCGCCGAGCAGGCAGGCGGGCCCTTGGTGCCCAACGCCGACGGCACCGCCGCCATCATCCCGATCAACATCCCCAACGAGGGGCTCAGCGAATCCTCGCAGCGCGTGCTTGACCTGCGCGAAGACATCGCCACGCAGGTGCCAACCGGGGTGGAGTCCGCGATCACTGGCCCCGCCGCCGTGACCGCCGACCTCTCGGCCGTGTTCAGCGGTGCGAACTTCATGCTGCTGGCCATAACGGCGGTGATCGTGGCGATCCTGCTCATCGTCACCTACCGCTCGCCGATCCTGTGGGTAATCCCGCTGCTGGTCATTGCTGTGGCCGACCGCTTCGCGCAGATCGCGTTTACCTGGGTACTCGGCGCGCTCGGGCAAAGCTGGGACGAGTCCGTCTCCGGCATCTTGTCCGTGCTGGTCTTCGGCGCGGGAACGAATTACGCGTTGCTGTTGATCTCCCGCTACCGCGACGAGCTGCAGCGCCACGACTCGCGCTTCGACGCCATGGCCGCGGCCTGGGGTCCTACCGCCAAGACCGTCTCGATGTCCGCGATGACCGTGGTGCTCGGCGTGGCCTGCCTGCTGCTGTCCGCCGTACCGAACACCCGAGGCCTGGGCGTGGGCTCGATGGTGGGCATTCTCATCGCGCTGGCCTTCGGCGTGTTCGTGCTGCCGGGAATCCTCGTGCTGTTTGGCCGGTGGATCTTCTGGCCGCGCCGGCCGCAGCTGGGCGCTGAGCCGGAGCACGCGTTCTGGGACCGTGTGGGCGGGATGGTTCGCGCGCGCCCGGGCCACGTGGTGGCGGTCTCCCTGCTGCTCATCGGTGCCGCGAGCGCCGGGGCGCTGGGCATTCGCACGGGGCTGACCCAGGAGCAACAGTTCATCGACACCCCGGAATCGATCGCGGCGGCGAGCGTGTTGGAGGAGAAGTTCCCCGGCCAGGACGCCACCCCGGCGGTGGTGATCACCACGGACGCCCAAGAGCTATCGAGCTACCTCACCGAGCGTGGCGCGGTGGTCACGCAGGCTGAGCCGGCCGGGTCGTGGCAGGTGCTCAACGTCTCCGGGCCCGATACGGGCGAGCTTCGCTCGCTCATCGCCGATTCCTCGCTTAACGACGCCAAGGTGGGCGGCCAGGACGCCCAGCTTTATGACCAGGCCGCCAACGCCGCTAAGGATCGCGCCCTCATCTTCCCGCTGGTGCTCGCGCTGGTCTTCCTGGCGCTGGTGGTGGTCCTGCGCAGCCTGCTGGCGCCGCTAATCATGGTGGCCTCGGTGTTTTTGACCAACGTTGCAGCACTCGGGCTGGGGTGGTGGATCTCCACCTACGTCTTCGGCTTCGAGGCCTTCGCCGACACCACGCCGCTGTATGCCTTCGTGTTCCTGGTGGCGCTGGGCATCGACTACACGATCTTCCTCATTACCCGGGCGCGCGAGGAGGCGGCCAAGCACGGCACGAAGGAAGGCGTGCTGCGTTCGCTGAGCGCCACCGGCGGGGTGATCACCTCCGCGGGCATCCTTTTGGCCGCGGTGTTCGCGGCCTTGGGCGTGCTGCCGCTGGTGGTTCTCGCGCAGATCGGCATCGTCATCTTCATCGGCGTGCTACTCGACACCCTGGTGGTGCGCACGCTGCTCATCCCCGCGGTGGTCCAGCTGCTCGGCGAGCGCTTTTGGTGGCCGGCGACGGTGCAGCGGGACTAG
- a CDS encoding NAD(P)H-binding protein, whose translation MRNSVHHCQHHRRLRRLPDPTRAGRAGVGLRRWPKACTPSGCRASPPSTPASASSSIIPRWRRSTSPAHRARSTARSAARFLPCVPTPTVRTVRIRAHQLLDATVSNPDAVFVALSGDIPIMARAIVESIQRVSTGRINLAFSIGIYGEVVGEPRGVVPAILKPYREAADIVEASGLDFTILRPGWFDDGQDTTCQVTTKAEPFAGHDVSRAAIIAVVKDMIVTDGLYVGESVGLYR comes from the coding sequence ATGAGGAACAGTGTCCACCACTGCCAACACCACCGTCGGCTTCGGCGTCTACCAGATCCCACCAGAGCAGGCCGCGCAGGCGTGGGATTACGCCGCTGGCCAAAGGCGTGCACGCCGAGCGGATGTCGCGCATCGCCACCCTCGACACCGGCCTCAGCCAGTTCCTCGATCATTCCACGCTGGAGAAGGTCGACTTCCCCTGCTCACCGGGCCAGAAGTACAGCGCGCAGCGCGGCACGCTTCCTGCCTTGCGTGCCGACGCCTACGGTGCGTACTGTCAGAATCCGTGCCCACCAGTTACTCGACGCGACCGTGAGCAATCCGGACGCGGTTTTCGTGGCGCTATCGGGCGATATTCCGATCATGGCGCGTGCCATCGTAGAATCGATACAGCGGGTGAGCACCGGACGGATCAACCTTGCTTTCTCCATCGGGATCTACGGCGAGGTCGTAGGCGAGCCCCGGGGCGTGGTCCCTGCGATCTTGAAGCCCTATCGTGAAGCCGCCGACATCGTGGAGGCCTCCGGGCTGGACTTTACGATCCTGCGTCCAGGCTGGTTCGATGATGGACAAGACACCACCTGCCAGGTCACCACGAAAGCCGAACCCTTTGCCGGCCACGATGTCTCCCGCGCCGCGATCATCGCCGTGGTTAAGGACATGATCGTCACCGATGGCCTCTATGTCGGCGAAAGCGTGGGGCTTTATCGATAA